The genomic region TAAGCGGCTTCTTCATCACCCTCTTTTCTCTAGCCATGGCATTCTTTTAACATACATTAGTACGTAAATATGTCACTACATTTATTGTTTGTCTTTAGGACTATGTTATCATTACATTGCATACTTGTACTCCGAGGTaacattcattttatttggttttcgCTCCGTATTTGGATGTTTGGGGAGAGGAATTGAGTGCCTTCTCCTTGtcattattttatacttttatacAATATTATATGTCATTAATTTATCAAGATGtcgatttaattttttttttatcttttaagaacttaaaattatattataattatcataaaaagtgaaattttttttacatccattaaaaaaatggtctcataatttttcaaaaacataTGGTTAGTAATATATACCCATCCATACCAAATCAACCGTCAGTAACTCTAATTAacttagaaaattaatatataagttaaacaaaaaaggaaaagaaaattaacttaTAAAACATGGACTggagcttaattttgatttttcattaagcCCAATTTCTTTCCCCGATTGGACTTCACAAACTAGGCGTAACAAATAAATGGGCTTAAGAAAGACTTGTAACATGTGCCTCAAACATGGACTAACTTTAAACAATAAGTGCTTGATCATATAGCTATAACTGCGATCatgaattttataattttacgaTGAAATAAGAAAGAGCTTAAGCCCctttttagtttaagtttatcattgttttcttaattttgcTTTTCCTTACTTTCAAAGGAATATTTGCCTGTATTTGTATAAAACAAATATGTAccaacttcaaattttaatatttatcgaATCAAATAAcatcttatttttttcattaagtttcaagaataaattattacaacataattgaattaaaatctTATAAGTGATTAAGCTCAATGGTAAAAGCATAGGCTTTATTTAACCCCACATTGGCTTATTTCAGTTTTTGGATGATAAGTTTTTGCATTTGGTGTGAAGGAAAATGGAAATATAAAATGATCGTGtgtagtaattttttttatttaagtaacatttttaattgttagGTAAACTTGGGTACAAAATCCTTGGATTTGCTAGAATTTGAGTTCTGCgcaatattatatttatactCTCTGTGGAAGCTTATGGACAAACTTGATCatcttttcttatttcataGTAATTGAGTCACGTAATCTCTTTTGACTCCATTAATCTCAGCCATCGTATAATGaaagtatttattttttgtctcAAAATGAATTAAACTCATTAATTATGATGTTATCACATGTGTCAGTACCACAACCACAACCTATTCTAGCATTATTTATAGTCAGCCATGCACATTGACCAGTCCTTTTCTTGAAGTTTTCAAAGTTCTAACTTTTCCAGAAAGTAATACTTGCACGATAAGAGATGAGCTTCCTCCCAAATTTCATGACCATCTTCTTTGGCACTTCCTTGCAgagtttttgttcttattttttgtattGTTTTAATCATCAATTTGATTGCATAATGAAAGGTAACATAACTTTCCCCATATCGACAATCCTACCAAAACGACCATATCATTTTGTAAACAAAACAAAGTTCTCTCATAGAGTCATGGGTATGAAAATAAGATCATTAATGTTATTTTCAAGTTCGTTAACATTCCAATTTGAACAgaattttgaataatttcaTCATCTATGACTTTAGACCTTTAGAATATTGTAGCTTACCATAAAAAAGTATTTCTTGTTCACATCTTTCaatcttccttcttttttgttaCAATTTTTATATGGAAATTATACAGAACCATCCTCAGTACATCTATGGTCCAAACCTGTTCTTTATTAGttctttttcatctaattTAACTTTATACGCTCTTTTACTTTAAATAGAACTTAAATACTTGCAATTAATTGGCTATCAAAGCCTTTCATAGACTttacaaatcaaacaaagacTTGGCAAGTGAACCTTAGAAAGTCGTCGGATTTGGTAGAGATTTCACGCGGCAAAAGTCCCAAAACTCGGCAAAATTGCACCACCACTCTCACTCTGCAATTAAAATCGGTGCTTTCATGATGTTGACCAACAGATACACGTGTCCTCCATCAAACGAATAGCATTCCATCATAATAGCAAAGCATTTTGCctataaaaaaattggagGCAAACAAAATGGTAACCTCTCCCACTTAAGTTCGCTGTCTCCCTTGGAAAGCAGAAGCAGAGTAACAGAGAAAAGGGGTGACCTGAATTTTAAGAACAcaagaaaatgggaagaaGATTGAACATTGTATTTCTTGCAACAATTGCCATAGCGGCTATGCTGCAGAGCTCGTCGGCACAGACAGCTTATGTTGTTGGGGATGCGTTAGGTTGGGCCATTCCTCCTGGCGGCGCCGTGGCTTACACCACATGGGCAGCAAACAAGACtttcagagttggtgacactCTTGGTAAGTAAACGAACGGAAAACGTTTCAGATACTCGTTTCTTCTTTTGGTTTACCCTTTTTTTCAATCGAATCGGAGTGATTTAACATGTTACTATGAATTTTTGTGCAGTTTTTAATTTTGCTAGCGGATCTCACGACGTGGCTAGAGTGACAAGGGCGAATTTCGATGCTTGCAACTCTGCAAATCCTCTTCTTTTACTATCAAACGGTCCTGCAAATTTTACCCTCAATGAAACTGGCGATCACTATTTCCTCTGCGCCTTTCCTGGCCACTGCAGTGCTGGTCAAAGATTGGCGACAAACGTTAGTGCTGCAGCCTCATCTCCTGCCCCTCAGCCTTCAACTCCACCCCCTCAACCTTCTTCTCCTGCTCCTCAACCCTCTACTTCTCCACCAGCTTCTACCCCTCAGCCTTCTGCCCCTGTTCCAGCTCCCCAAGCTAGCTCCCCTTCACCCATCTCTCCACCAACGTCCCCGGCGACCCCACCATCCTCTTCCTCACCCCCACCTTCAACGGCAACACCACCATCCTCCACCACCTCACCCCCACCATCAACGGCAACACCACCATCCTCCACCACCTCTCCCCCACCTCCCGCCGGAGATAACGGTCCCACCCCACCACCGCCTGGCAACTCGGCAACATCTCTAGGTGTTGCTGGGCTGTCCGCTACTTGCCTGTCCTTTATTATAGCTTTGTTCATGTGTTAATTAAACATAGTAGTAAAATAGAATTAATGTGAGAGAgggcattcatttttcttcgatgTCTTATTGTCATACAGATTGAGATTTTGATTGCAATAAAGAGATATTTTTGACATATGAGTCGACAATCATGAAGATCTTGAATACTTGTGATTGAATTGTTAATGCgattacaaaattttcaacctCTCCAATTAGTAAGCCACTCTGCTTTTGTGTGGTCCTCAATCCTCATGGCCGGTTACAAATGAGACGTTTGGATTTGACAGGGTGCCCAAAGACTTCCAGCATAGTTTAGACGAAAAGAAAGCAGATTCTTTGAACGTACATGGGAAGGTGATATTGTTTTTCCAAGACTAACAGGAAAAGAGGGGGAGATCAATTGGGTCAAGATTAGGACCTATTTAGGTTACCAAAAATTTTGTATGTTTGTTGGCATCTTCGTAAATCAAACATTTGAAAAAGAGTGTATAATCTATATATGCATATCTACGAGAAagatctttatttttttggtttgccAAAATTTAATGTGGCTAGATAGAGGAAATATTTTAGGAATATATTCTCAATAggcaagatttaatacttggtACTCGAATTCTAGCTAGGTTTAATTTTACGACTTAAACACACATGAATAAACTaacaataaaatgaaaatatgctaaataatttaaaacaaggaAAAGGACAATATTCAAAGAGTCAAAATAGAAAATGACAATAACGTAAAGTTGCTAAGACTTAAAAACCAAACCCAAATGAATGAGCTTATAAATTGGAAATATTGGAGGATCAAAGGTCTCAAAGCTATCAAATACCGTAGCATGCCCGTCGCTTTGTATCGCTACCCTGTTTCAAAATAACCCCAGCTATTGAGAATTATTCCCTCAGGACAGATGACCTTCAAGGTTCGGATTTAAAatcactttatttttttaacagaaaaacatgaaattacATTTGCCTAAAATTGGATTAGAGATGGCTTTGGACGGATTTTAATTAATCGGGCATTTGATCCGATTAAACTCAATTAATGcagttttaaatatttataaatagataCAAATATATTTCTATAGTAAAATTAGCACTTGTTAGAGTTTGGACTATAGTTCGGGGTTTAAGGGTTGAGATATCTTGTTACTCGAATCATTTTACATATtagttagtttttttttttttgaaaaatgataatattatTGATCCAAAAGCTAAAATGCTATAGTAAGTGTCTGTTtggcttgatttttttttaacttatttatcttttaaaaataaaaagcaaacCAAACATGAtcttttaagaacaaaatttttaaaaaaaaacttaaaaaaaacttcaaggaagagctttctcttctcttcttttaaaaatatattaagtttttaacAAATACCCATCTCTTAATCAATCatcttttcctcttctttcttttcaaatcatcatttttcaacgaaaatcacgatttctctcttctctacctctctctacaaaaactaataaaaaacaaaaaactcaACAacagaatatcaaaatttagaatttttttattcttacaaagattaagagaaaaaaatttaaaatttaaaactgcATTAAGatactatttaaaatttttttctttttttcaccaaaaaagattttaatgttaaatacatcgtttcttatttttttttcttttttgagaaTTGAAGCATTATGGTCCGATTGCTTGTTAGATCaataaaaatctaatactattgCTATTATATAAGTTTGAtagttgtttctttttttttttttaacatatgaaattatatataaacttgaaGCATTACATCGTAGTTTATGAGGTGATTGAAGATGGCATGAATGCCCTTCatgataattttaaccaaaattaaaacttatataatttattttgttaaacagtttatcaaatagttttaatttaattctaaaagttattattttttacaatggcttaataataacttttaagttaaaaagaaaaaagctagGCTAAACAGACTCTAAGTCTTGATCCGAATTAGAAAAAGACTCTTTTTGACATAAGAAGACTAACTTTGGTAAAGATGTAACCTAGTACACAAACAAAAGTGAGCAGGTTGTTCAAAAAGTAATTGCAGCACAGGCATAATATGAGAGAAGTAGGAGCACATTTCTTGTAATGTATCcaattaaatttcattatGTTTTATAACAGACCACCGTAATGTAAGATTgtaatgcaatcacattacaacTAAGAGATGTAATGTGATCGCAGTCCAaaatcaatgcaatcacattacattgtactttgcaatgttattaaagatatttttaccTTACAGCTTTATTACtttgttaaaaacaatttgtaatgttataattaaaataaaaaatattaaaataaaatatataatataagaattaaaaattaaaataaaatttatataatataggttaaaaattaaaataaaatatataatataaaaaattatactaaagaaatgaaaataaaatatataagattataataagaaataaaaataaaatatatgacattaaaaatatatttaagaaatgatattatataaaaattaacaataaaaagtaCAAGTATATTTAAGAATAGTGGTATTTGTGATATCCGTTCAGTACAACCAATAGTTGTTTCTGATATAGTTCTGACCCATGTCACTGgagttaattgtgattttgattttgaccCGTGTTGCTAAGgttaattgtgattttatttctAACTTATGCCACAAATGTTAAATGTAATTATAGCATGTTACAGGAGaccaataaaaatatgaaatcagtgtaaaattatgttttgttcTGTTAActgaaagtttaaaaattttgttagcTATGTTATCTGAAGTGAAATTAtattgacttttttttataatttgaaaatcaaattttgaaatatatgttTCTGAATGAGATTacccaaaattttgttttgatacTTATATGTGTATTAGTAATTTTGGACCTAAATGTTTTGAACATGCTTAACTCAGTTGAAGGGATATCAGTTACTTGTTGAGTAGTTGTACTAATTCCTATAATCTCATCATTTTACAGATTTCAACATTTTGCATGTTTGGGAGTTAGACTTGCTTGGCGAGAGTTTTGATTAGCAAGATTAACGTATGCCTTTGAATAATTATAAGCTTTGACATGAATAAtcaatttttagtttatttagcAAATGTTAGCTAGatcaaaaatttatatattttgaaggattatattttaatattatattttaaaacttgagattttataaaatacagaatttgtaaagattgtagagttattatattaattaaaaatgatattattgTCTTACATGCTTATAAGATTCGTCCCTAAGTATACGTTGTTTGTTAAGTCCTAAAGTTTGGGTTTGAGACGTGACAGTTTGACTCTACATTTGTTCGGTCCTTGTCCCGTGCCGCCTCCATTAATTTCCTACCCGGCTACCCCTCCTAATTTTTCTAATCGTAGCCTCTTTTCGGCCTTCACTTTGCTCTTCCTGATCCGTTAATCGCTTTTTTATTACTGGTTTCTTTATCTGCATTTTCTActtgcttttcttctttctttatttgctATTCTATGAACATTTTGCTTTACTCTCCACATCATATTTCCACAATTAGATAAAACGTGAAGATTCCTGAACTCTTAGTTTAGTTGGCATTCATatctgtaatttttttttttgtctaattAATCAACCAGAGCAACATCAGCGTTCCAAAAGTATATAGACCTCTTTTTGTTAAAACCATCCATAAATTTCTGAAAAAGAATACCAATTTGACAACCAATCCCTCCATTTCTAGGTAATATAGCTGCCTGAAGTAGCCTTTGGAGGAGGACAAACATGGATCCCCTTGCAGGTCATATATAGTCATATATCACATGTCTTGTTTATCAACACTCAACCCCCATCTGGCGATTACACTCACCTAAGCTACATTTAGAGtctcttaaaatttcatattctAAGTTTAACCTCTTTGATTTAATTTTCAGCTATATATAGTTACTTTGAACATTGTGATTCCAAATTCAGAGCTTGGTCTGCAATAATTTGTGTATATGTcaatatgtgtgtgtgtggtTATGATATAACAAGCTCGTGCTATTGGTTTGCATAGGCATTCTGATGTGAATGTTTACAGGATCTATCAATTACATAAATCCAATCAAATTGTTAATACCATGTGTTTACAGAAATCGATAATTTTGTGACTTGTAGAAACAGGAAGTGCAAAATGATCGAAAATCAACAAATAGAACATgcgaaacaaaagaaaattaaaccGTGGACCATGTCAATTTTGAAGGCAGAAGAGTATTAGTACCTTAGTCCTTTTCTGGCGCTAGCTACCAAAGCAAGGAACGTATTCCACTTCTACTTTCTAAGTAAGGTTAGTCCATGGCCATGCGACTGGACCAACAATTTCCCTGCACGTTTCTTATGCAGTTACTGCCTTTTAGTGGACTTGCTtttgtgtgtatatatatatatatatgcaagaTGTAGACACCATGGTTATCGAATTACTCattcccattttctttctaaatcataaaatttcttCAAGGGAAACAAGACGAGCGGATTCTCCCTAGGGGTGACCTGAGAAACACAAAAAATGACTAACCACCGAGTGGGCCTGAGCTTGATTGGGTTATTGATAGTGGCAATGACATTTCTAGAGGGTGCAATTGCAGCTGATTACACTGTGGGAGACGACTATGGTTGGGATGTTCCTCCCAATAACTCCAGTGACTTTTATGCGAGCTGGGCGAACAGATTTGAATTTAAGATTGGAGATGTAGCGGGTAAGTGTCCCTTAAATATATCTTTTTGGACATCAACTATCTACCATTTCTTTGTTcagagcaaaaagaaaaaagaagttgaTTGATTACGGGTCTCTTGATTGCTTGATAGTATTTTCTAACCcttaattcttaatttcttcattCAGTATTCAACTGGACTGGGGATCACACAGCAGCTCAAGTGACAAATAAGGCTGATTTTGATAGCTGCAACAAAAGCGGTGCAGGAATAAGGCTCATTGGAGAAGCTGGGGTAAGGGTACCTATCACTTGGGAGGGCTTCCACTATTTCATCTGCACCGTTGATAGTCACTGTGAGCAAGGCCAGAAGGTGGCTCTCAATGTTACAGCTGATGTATCATCTGCTCCGGGTCCACATCCCACTGTGTTTGCCTTTTCCATGGTTCTCTGTGCCTTGGCCATCGTTTTGTTGATTCATTGAAATGTTCAAGCTCCGTCCATTGCTGCAACCTGCTGTTAAGTAGAGCTAAGAGACGATTAGCATTGATTTACTTTACAGGGATGATTGGagtataattaataaagttgtTATCTCCAGATTTCATATCCTTTTCtccaaatcaaaaataaatgaataaataaaactatTATCCTACATCAATAACTATGTTTTGGCTTGCTATACATAcatactttctttttttgctctCTCTCCCTTTTATAAGTAAAAGTTGTATACATCCAAAGAAGCATCCTGCTACGAGTAAAACAAGCAAAGATGAAAAGCTTACAAGAATAAGCAAAACCCTCCACGTACCAAAACCAAGCCTCCTCCTTAtcttaaatagtttaattatGACCTCACCagcaccaccaccaccaccatgGTCAAATAAAACCTTTCAATCCCCACaactttatataaaatttaaaatctattttaattcgctctc from Theobroma cacao cultivar B97-61/B2 chromosome 9, Criollo_cocoa_genome_V2, whole genome shotgun sequence harbors:
- the LOC18588786 gene encoding uclacyanin-2; its protein translation is MGRRLNIVFLATIAIAAMLQSSSAQTAYVVGDALGWAIPPGGAVAYTTWAANKTFRVGDTLVFNFASGSHDVARVTRANFDACNSANPLLLLSNGPANFTLNETGDHYFLCAFPGHCSAGQRLATNVSAAASSPAPQPSTPPPQPSSPAPQPSTSPPASTPQPSAPVPAPQASSPSPISPPTSPATPPSSSSPPPSTATPPSSTTSPPPSTATPPSSTTSPPPPAGDNGPTPPPPGNSATSLGVAGLSATCLSFIIALFMC
- the LOC18588787 gene encoding stellacyanin, which translates into the protein MTNHRVGLSLIGLLIVAMTFLEGAIAADYTVGDDYGWDVPPNNSSDFYASWANRFEFKIGDVAVFNWTGDHTAAQVTNKADFDSCNKSGAGIRLIGEAGVRVPITWEGFHYFICTVDSHCEQGQKVALNVTADVSSAPGPHPTVFAFSMVLCALAIVLLIH